A DNA window from Acropora palmata chromosome 12, jaAcrPala1.3, whole genome shotgun sequence contains the following coding sequences:
- the LOC141860380 gene encoding tudor domain-containing protein 7-like, with translation MEELKKKTTVLLRSVLVSSPRGVPLSQLNKEYKVFSYSNIPFKEMGFSSVEMFIKSIPDVASLKRNNDGQLVVVGVASEADKHVAKLIARQKKPKKRSKAGQLRRPTPAKNSLAKRVAVGQFATAPRQFVFPANQAFATNIPALHLAGIGGGRLVQTNRFIPPRMKNRLGNQPFGNRTVSQQRSGPLQVLISNTNSSRKVELISEPAINRTVVERGVARQVEEQALEIASANSIKVTSSSCSEKSSGKKSSDRKSSKTDNEVVYTRIKGLIDEKPRGIWLKRIGAEYKKIYNEELSSAILEKLKDLPAIARCENCQDDLVIVYPSKLDEKESLAEAVGKQVHEGQQKGSPSKSLELYTLRPQELPEMGSVSEVIISHVDSPTHFFIQYNQNGTQIEALGNKLNTFLQANNSDTLPTANQGMFCCGQFTEDDCWYRARITKCDAKGDKVEVIYVDYGNHESLTLSRLRMLRRDEAELPIMAVLCGLDGVTSLDGENWSDASIARFKELCEVEMLRMKAVRAKDHHLYVELKDPKGNDLRTVLQWEGLAKGESDDSSSTNSSSGSSSSKSSSLTNSSSTDSFSSVTTTASSSSSQGHASPVRAFSSTRGEKETKEPETKSSSAPRSFLRVNRLLSKEEEVQKIPGRVQIPNEDYLDVFVCNVHSTHNICVNLCGENYSEKLTALEQSMLCHYEEPSSEEPIRVAPGGVYATYSREIHSEGLWYRVKVVKVKADNVQIEYLDYGETGTVAVSSLRTIPQRFLELPFQAVTLSLHGVPNTKNAEVILKLKHLTLNKDLVAEVKRKNEDVVAVELFDTSSDDIDINLNRILLLLPDEDMKPNLPKPGGQIEAFVTYATQEGHVFVQTLGGGATRLEELMNDIAEHYSQPTKAAEFVSRPQKEKIYCARCSVDGVWYRALVTQVLPERHVEVHYVDYGNYEKLPISSLREPAKAISHVNSLPFQAVECRLDGTDKKPLTEEQTYMILEKEVLLEVLTTSHLPIVRLFVLSEEDEMTLVNVSELMGIETEAQDEAINTEQSTEGAGNGTAESFDETGSADGDSIASESSSETSKSHDDSDNTTVPSCPVDLTAPWVDVSVLEVDNPNLFMFQCLEMLQQLEELEDKIQEYYANTPRTSFKNVRQGVLCAALYSEDNTWYRAIVETSLSPQKICVFFADYGDFNIVPLMNLQALPDEFKQLPLMAVRGCLHGVEPVGDNLAEWSEEAVERFKELTLGKKLVAKPKGLVHRIGHSANGDTKVSLKLYDTSEGNKDVLLSEVLVKEGLAREISES, from the exons ATGGAAGAACTtaagaagaaaacaacagTTTTGCTTCGATCTGTTCTTGTCAGCAGTCCAAGAGGAGTCCCTCTTAGCCAGCTCAACAAAGAGTATAAGGTGTTTTCATACTCCAATATTCCTTTCAAGGAAATGGGTTTCAGCTCTGTTGAAATGTTTATCAAGAGCATACCGGACGTGGcttccttgaaaagaaacaacgATGGCCAGTTAGTGGTCGTCGGAGTTGCCAGCGAGGCAGACAAGCACGTTGCTAAACTGATTGCAAGACagaagaaaccaaaaaaacgaTCTAAAGCAGGTCAGCTTCGAAGACCAACCCCTGCAAAGAACTCGTTGGCTAAAAGAGTTGCAGTTGGACAATTTGCGACTGCACCAAGGCAGTTTGTATTTCCTGCCAACCAAGCATTTGCTACTAATATTCCGGCTTTACATTTAGCTGGCATTGGCGGTGGTCGCTTAGTTCAGACAAATCGTTTCATTCCACCGCGAATGAAGAACAGGTTAGGCAATCAGCCTTTTGGGAACAGAACTGTTTCACAGCAAAGATCTGGACCATTGCAAGTTCTCATATCAAATACAAATAGCTCAAGAAAAGTTGAGCTTATATCAGAGCCTGCTATCAACAGGACTGTTGTGGAGAGGGGAGTTGCTCGCCAAGTTGAGGAGCAAGCGCTGGAAATCGCTTCTGCAAATAGTATAAAGGTCACATCATCTTCTTGCTCAG AGAAATCTTCTGGAAAGAAATCATCAGACAGAAAATCAAGTAAAACAG acAATGAAGTAGTATACACAAGAATTAAAGGG TTAATTGATGAAAAACCCAGGGGAATTTGGTTAAAGAGAATTGGCGCAGAATACAAGAAGATTTACAATGAAGAACTGAGTAGTGCAATACTGGAAAAACTAAAAGATTTGCCAGCTATAGCAAGATGTGAaaa ttgtcaaGATGATCTTGTGATTGTCTATCCATCAAAACTG GATGAAAAGGAATCCCTTGCAGAAGCTGTTGGCAAACAGGTTCATGAAGGACAGCAAAAAG gatCTCCTTCAAAGTCTTTGGAACTCTACACTTTGCGACCTCAGGAACTTCCAGAAATGGG gtctGTTTCAGAGGTCATCATCTCCCATGTTGACAGTCCAACTCACTTCTTTATCCAGTACAATCAAAATGGGACACAAATTGAGGCCCTTGGGAACAAGCTGAACACTTTTTTGCAG GCTAACAATAGTGACACCTTGCCTACGGCAAATCAAGGCATGTTTTGCTGTGGTCAGTTTACTGAGGATGATTGCTGGTATCGTGCTAGAATAACCAAATGCGACGCCAAAGGAGACAAAGTTGAAGTTATTTACGTAGACTATGGCAATCATGAATCACTGACTTTGTCGCGACTGCGCATGCTGAGGAGAGACGAGGCTGAGTTGCCTATAATGGCTGTGTTGTGTGGACTCGATGGTGTGACATCAttagatggg GAAAATTGGAGTGATGCCTCAATAGCAAGATTCAAAGAGCTCTGTGAGGTGGAAATGTTAAGGATGAAAGCTGTTAGAGCTAAAG ATCATCACTTGTATGTTGAACTCAAAGATCCAAAAGGGAATGATCTTAGAACTGTGTTGCAATGGGAGGGTCTCGCCAAGGGAGAATCTGATGACTCGTCAAGTACCAACTCATCAAGTGGAAGTTCCTCTTCTAAATCCTCGTCCCTGACAAACTCATCTTCAACAGATTCATTTTCATCCGTCACCACCACAGCTTCGTCGTCGTCATCTCAAGGACATGCCAGTCCTGTGCGTGCTTTCAGTAGCACCAG aggtGAGAAGGAAACCAAAGAACCTGAAACAAAGTCATCAAGTGCTCCACGGTCTTTCCTAAGAGTCAACAGGTTACTTTCTAAGGAAGAAGAAGTTCAGAAAATACCTG GGAGAGTCCAAATTCCCAATGAGGATTATCTGGACGTGTTCGTTTGCAATGTCCACAGCACACACAACATATGTGTCAATCTTTGTGGAGAAAACTATTCA GAAAAACTGACAGCTTTGGAACAGAGCATGCTCTGTCATTATGAAGAACCGTCTTCTGAAG AGCCAATCAGAGTTGCTCCTGGTGGAGTATATGCCACTTATTCCAGAGAAATTCATTCAGAGGGCTTGTGGTATAGGGTCAAAGTTGTTAAAGTCAAGGCTGATAATGTACAAATTGAGTATTTGGATTATGGAGAGACTGGAACAGTGGCTGTTTCATCTCTGAGGACTATCCCACAACGATTCTTGGAATTGCCATTTCAG GCAGTCACCCTTAGTCTCCATGGAGTTCCAAACACAAAGAATGCCGAGGTGATTCTGAAGTTGAAGCATTTGACACTCAACAAAGACCTTGTGGCAGAAGTTAAAAGGAA GAATGAAGATGTCGTAGCTGTTGAACTCTTTGACACATCATCAGATGACATCGATATAAACCTGAACAGAATATTGTTACTTCTTCCTGATGAAGATATGAAACCTAATTTGCCAAAG CCTGGAGGACAGATTGAAGCATTTGTAACATATGCAACACAGGAGGGCCATGTATTTGTACAGACCCTTGGAGGAGGAGCAACTCGCTTGGAGGAACTCATGAACGACATTGCTGAACACTATTCCCAG CCAACCAAAGCTGCAGAATTTGTGTCTCGTCCTCAGAAAGAGAAGATCTATTGTGCCAGGTGCTCTGTAGATGGGGTCTGGTACAGAGCCCTGGTCACTCAAGTGTTGCCAGAGAGACATGTTGAAGTCCATTATGTTGATTACGGGAATTACGAGAAACTTCCAATTTCAAGTCTGCGAGAACCAGCAAAGGCCATTAGCCATGTTAATTCCCTGCCTTTTCAG GCTGTGGAGTGTAGACTTGATGGTACAGATAAG AAACCATTGACTGAAGAGCAAACCTATATGATACTGGAAAAGGAAGTCTTGCTTGAG GTGTTGACTACCTCTCATCTGCCAATTGTGAGATTATTTGTGCTATCAGAGGAAGATGAAATGACATTAGTGAATGTGTCAGAGCTGATGGGAATAGAAACTGAGGCACAAGATGAGGCCATTAACACAGAGCAGTCAACTGAAGG AGCTGGAAATGGCACGGCTGAATCTTTTGACGAAACTGGTTCAGCAGACGGAGACAGCATTGCATCCGAGAGCTCTTCAGAGACCAGCAAATCACACGATGACAGTGATAACACAACAGTCCCCTCTTGTCCTGTCGATTTGACTGCTCCTTGGGTTGATGTATCTGTTCTAGAAGTTGACAACCCCAACCTTTTCATG TTTCAGTGCTTAGAAATGCTACAACAGTTAGAAGAACTTGAAGACAAAATACAGGAGTATTATGCT AATACACCAAGGACTTCGTTCAAGAATGTCAGACAGGGTGTGTTGTGTGCTGCTCTATACTCAGAGGATAACACTTGGTACAGGGCGATAGTCGAAACTTCGTTGTCTCCACAGAAG atttgtgtgttttttgcCGATTATGGGGACTTCAATATCGTGCCGTTGATGAACCTCCAGGCCTTGCCGGATGAGTTCAAACAATTGCCGCTCATGGCTGTGCGAGGCTGTCTGCATG GGGTGGAGCCGGTAGGAGATAACCTAGCAGAGTGGTCAGAGGAAGCTGTAGAGAGATTTAAGGAGCTGACATTGGGAAAGAAGCTGGTGGCAAAGCCCAAAGGTTTGGTACACCGTATTGGTCACTCCGCGAACGGCGACACTAAAGTATCACTCAAACTGTATGATACATCAGAAGGAAATAAAGACGTGTTGCTTTCTGAGGTGTTGGTTAAAGAGGGATTAGCAAGAGAGATAAGCGAAAGTTGA